In Microbacterium enclense, one genomic interval encodes:
- a CDS encoding DUF2264 domain-containing protein: MATSALPRLAGGQRSDWLAVADVLLDAARRHATPGRGRIVFPGAEGGYGAAVDGLEGFARVFLLAAFRIAGARGEGVDDLIAFFSDGVRTGVDPDAADRWVRMDEHAQAKVEAASLALALDLTRDWIWDALDAPTRQRVIAYLAPVVGDGTYPQTNWVWFRIVVETFLRSVGGPWSAADIAADLARHDSFVRADGWLSDGTERAFDHYVGWALHVYPVLWPRMTGAADLVGDRTTDDVARLDRFLLDAVHLVGADGSPLLQGRSLIYRFAAAAPFWAGVLAEVPSTGVGRLRHAAGAVVDHFVSRGAPDADGILTLGWHGAWRELAQSYSGPGSPYWAVKGLMGIVLPADHPVWSAVDEPLPIAEGDDLRTVAAAGWIVSGTRADGIVRVVNHGTDKARPGDRTADSPLYARLGYSTATFPLLDDLAWADPLEQSVSLVDATGRASHRTALRPLGAHVLDGVGVAASTSDVHTVDVVPTTHRHGAGLAGAVRPLGRVTVRSLVRRAWEVRIASIDALAPGLDVDGLRVRLGGWPLAGETPQHATDTGTAEVRVEGRVSGIRALTPDATSRVVVRRNASPLGAVAAVPVLTWDAEVGMPFAALVTLAGDEAPGDAPVSLEIEGDEPAAVVTWPDGHRTRTPLTDSGASRWAHRHSRARTGAPYAIAKEQHA; this comes from the coding sequence GTGGCGACTTCCGCCCTTCCCCGCCTCGCCGGCGGACAGCGTAGCGACTGGCTCGCCGTGGCCGATGTGCTGCTCGACGCCGCGCGGCGGCACGCGACCCCGGGCCGCGGACGCATCGTGTTCCCCGGCGCCGAGGGCGGTTACGGAGCCGCGGTCGACGGCCTCGAGGGTTTCGCGCGGGTGTTCCTGCTCGCGGCGTTCCGCATCGCCGGAGCGCGAGGAGAGGGTGTCGACGACCTGATCGCGTTCTTCTCCGACGGCGTGCGGACCGGCGTCGACCCGGATGCCGCCGACCGCTGGGTGCGTATGGACGAGCACGCGCAGGCCAAGGTCGAAGCCGCCTCCCTCGCCCTCGCGCTCGACCTCACGCGCGACTGGATCTGGGATGCGCTCGACGCCCCGACACGTCAGCGGGTCATCGCGTACCTCGCCCCGGTCGTCGGCGACGGCACCTACCCGCAGACCAACTGGGTCTGGTTCCGCATCGTCGTCGAGACGTTCCTCCGCTCGGTGGGAGGCCCCTGGTCGGCCGCCGACATCGCCGCCGACCTCGCGCGGCACGACTCCTTCGTCCGCGCCGACGGATGGTTGTCCGACGGTACGGAGCGGGCCTTCGACCACTACGTGGGATGGGCGCTGCACGTGTACCCGGTGCTGTGGCCCCGCATGACCGGCGCCGCCGACCTCGTCGGCGACCGTACGACGGACGACGTCGCGCGCTTGGACCGGTTCCTCCTCGACGCCGTCCACCTCGTCGGCGCCGACGGTTCGCCGCTGCTCCAGGGCCGCAGCCTCATCTACCGCTTCGCCGCGGCCGCACCGTTCTGGGCGGGTGTCCTCGCCGAGGTCCCCTCCACCGGGGTGGGGCGTCTGCGTCACGCCGCCGGTGCCGTCGTCGACCACTTCGTCTCGCGCGGCGCGCCCGACGCCGACGGCATCCTCACTCTCGGGTGGCACGGTGCGTGGCGCGAGCTCGCCCAGTCGTACTCCGGTCCCGGCTCGCCCTACTGGGCGGTCAAGGGGCTGATGGGCATCGTCCTCCCCGCCGATCACCCCGTGTGGAGCGCTGTCGACGAACCGCTGCCGATCGCCGAGGGCGACGACCTCCGCACCGTCGCCGCGGCCGGATGGATCGTCTCGGGGACACGCGCCGACGGCATCGTCCGCGTCGTCAACCACGGGACCGACAAGGCCCGCCCCGGCGACCGCACGGCCGATTCGCCGCTGTACGCCCGCCTCGGCTACTCCACGGCCACCTTTCCGCTGCTCGACGACCTCGCCTGGGCAGATCCGCTGGAGCAGTCCGTCTCGCTCGTCGACGCGACCGGCCGTGCGTCGCACCGGACCGCTCTCCGGCCGCTCGGCGCGCACGTGCTCGACGGCGTGGGGGTGGCGGCCTCGACGTCGGACGTGCACACGGTCGACGTCGTCCCCACGACGCACCGTCACGGCGCAGGACTCGCCGGTGCCGTGCGTCCTCTCGGCCGCGTGACGGTGCGTTCGCTCGTGCGGCGTGCGTGGGAGGTGCGCATCGCCTCGATCGACGCCCTCGCCCCCGGCCTCGACGTCGACGGCCTGCGCGTCCGCCTGGGCGGCTGGCCGCTCGCGGGGGAGACCCCGCAGCACGCCACCGACACCGGCACCGCCGAGGTTCGGGTGGAGGGCCGGGTCTCCGGCATCCGGGCTCTCACCCCCGATGCCACCTCGCGCGTCGTGGTCCGCCGCAACGCCAGTCCTCTCGGCGCTGTCGCCGCCGTCCCGGTCCTCACCTGGGACGCGGAGGTGGGGATGCCGTTCGCCGCCCTCGTGACCCTCGCCGGTGACGAGGCCCCCGGCGACGCTCCGGTCTCCCTCGAGATCGAGGGCGACGAGCCCGCCGCGGTCGTGACCTGGCCCGACGGTCACCGCACGCGCACCCCTCTCACAGACTCCGGAGCCTCCCGATGGGCGCACCGGCATTCACGGGCCCGCACCGGCGCCCCGTACGCAATCGCAAAGGAGCAGCACGCATGA
- a CDS encoding extracellular solute-binding protein: MKRKIVVATGVGIVAALSLTACSGGSSEAPAQSGPVTLSMSGWSLSTTPEFQALADTFHEENPDITIEVKEYDSTNYDTLMTADLAAGTGPDIVTQKNLKTFITYQAGGQLADVSDVTLPDGIGGAGAYEVDGATWAVPYRQDSWVLFYNKDLFTQAGVAEPDGSWTWDDYEKAAEQLTTKLGAAGSAALGTYQHSWQSTVQGFANAQSPDADILDGNFGYLKPYYERSLALQDAGAQVEYNTVTANKLTYQAEFGKQQAAMMPMGTWYVATLIAQQAKGEADAFSWGFAPIPQYDSSTTGTSKTPVTFGDPTGFAINKAADATKLAAAKKFLAFAAGEDGAQVLAGLGITPALTSDTVAQTYFAVKGAPTDELSSFAWSSHDTKPENPTSAKTAAVQNILLDLHTAVMSGSTSIDDAITTAENRVKSEVGVG, encoded by the coding sequence ATGAAGCGCAAGATCGTCGTCGCGACTGGGGTGGGCATCGTCGCCGCCCTGTCGTTGACCGCCTGCAGCGGCGGATCGTCCGAGGCCCCCGCCCAGAGCGGTCCGGTCACACTGTCGATGTCGGGGTGGAGCCTCAGCACCACGCCGGAGTTCCAGGCCCTCGCCGACACCTTCCACGAAGAGAACCCCGACATCACGATCGAGGTCAAGGAGTACGACTCCACCAATTACGACACCCTCATGACGGCCGACTTGGCCGCGGGCACCGGTCCCGACATCGTCACGCAGAAGAACCTCAAGACCTTCATCACGTACCAGGCCGGTGGTCAGCTCGCCGACGTCTCCGACGTGACCCTGCCCGACGGCATCGGCGGCGCCGGGGCCTACGAGGTCGACGGCGCCACCTGGGCCGTGCCCTACCGCCAGGACTCGTGGGTGCTCTTCTACAACAAAGACCTCTTCACGCAGGCCGGCGTCGCCGAGCCCGACGGGTCGTGGACCTGGGACGACTACGAGAAGGCGGCCGAGCAGCTGACCACGAAGCTCGGTGCCGCCGGTTCCGCCGCTCTCGGCACCTACCAGCACAGCTGGCAGTCGACCGTCCAGGGCTTCGCCAACGCGCAGAGCCCCGACGCCGACATCCTCGACGGGAACTTCGGCTACCTGAAGCCGTACTACGAGCGTTCGCTCGCGCTGCAGGACGCGGGCGCCCAGGTCGAGTACAACACCGTCACCGCGAACAAGCTCACCTACCAGGCCGAGTTCGGCAAGCAGCAGGCGGCCATGATGCCCATGGGCACCTGGTACGTCGCGACGCTCATCGCGCAGCAGGCCAAGGGAGAGGCCGACGCGTTCTCGTGGGGCTTCGCCCCCATCCCGCAGTACGACTCCTCGACGACCGGCACCTCGAAGACCCCGGTGACCTTCGGCGACCCGACGGGCTTCGCGATCAACAAGGCGGCGGATGCCACCAAGCTCGCCGCCGCGAAGAAGTTCCTCGCCTTCGCCGCCGGGGAAGACGGCGCGCAGGTGCTCGCGGGTCTGGGCATCACGCCGGCCCTGACCAGCGACACCGTCGCCCAGACGTACTTCGCGGTCAAGGGCGCCCCCACCGACGAGCTGTCGTCGTTCGCGTGGTCGTCGCACGACACGAAGCCGGAGAACCCCACGTCGGCCAAGACCGCGGCGGTGCAGAACATCCTGCTCGACCTGCACACCGCGGTGATGTCGGGGTCGACGTCGATCGACGACGCGATCACGACCGCCGAGAACCGCGTCAAGAGCGAGGTCGGCGTCGGCTGA
- a CDS encoding sugar ABC transporter permease, with translation MATIADTRRTAPQTGRRPGRRPERRRSRLTLRSTLIGWSFILPNFLGFAALTLVPVVTLFYMSMTNWNVFGSSAFVGLANFQRLLGDGSFHIALFNTLYYAALHIPLTMIVALGLALLLNNKLRGVAFFRTAAFFPYITSIVAIAVVWNLLFSPEYGPINEILRFFGLQNPPGWLTSSEWAMPAVVIISTWRDMGYYMILFLAGLQTVPRELHEAARVDGANVWQRFVNVTLPCLRPTTFFVTVMLTINSFKIFDLILVMTQGGPGQSTLVLSQFIYQKGFQENQFGYASAASIVLFLLCIVVTLVQFFLNKKRDA, from the coding sequence ATGGCGACCATCGCCGACACGCGCCGGACGGCGCCGCAGACCGGGCGTCGACCCGGGCGACGACCCGAGCGCCGCCGCTCCCGTCTGACGCTGCGCAGCACCCTCATCGGGTGGAGCTTCATCCTCCCCAACTTCCTCGGCTTCGCGGCGCTGACGCTCGTTCCCGTCGTGACGCTGTTCTACATGTCGATGACGAACTGGAACGTCTTCGGGTCGTCGGCATTCGTGGGGCTCGCGAACTTCCAGCGCCTCCTCGGCGACGGCAGCTTCCACATCGCCCTGTTCAACACGCTGTACTACGCGGCCCTGCACATCCCGCTGACGATGATCGTCGCGCTGGGGCTCGCGCTGCTGCTGAACAACAAGCTGCGCGGAGTGGCGTTCTTCCGCACCGCCGCGTTCTTCCCGTACATCACCTCGATCGTCGCGATCGCCGTGGTGTGGAACCTGCTCTTCAGCCCCGAATACGGCCCCATCAACGAGATCCTGCGGTTCTTCGGTCTGCAGAACCCGCCCGGATGGCTCACCTCGTCGGAGTGGGCCATGCCCGCCGTCGTCATCATCAGCACGTGGCGAGACATGGGCTACTACATGATCCTCTTCCTCGCGGGGCTGCAGACCGTGCCGCGCGAGCTGCACGAGGCGGCGCGCGTCGACGGCGCGAACGTCTGGCAGCGGTTCGTCAACGTCACGCTGCCGTGCCTGCGCCCGACGACGTTCTTCGTCACGGTCATGCTCACGATCAACTCGTTCAAGATCTTCGACCTGATCCTCGTGATGACCCAGGGCGGCCCCGGGCAGTCCACGCTCGTGCTCTCGCAGTTCATCTACCAGAAGGGCTTCCAGGAGAACCAGTTCGGGTACGCCTCCGCGGCCTCGATCGTGCTGTTCCTCCTGTGCATCGTCGTGACGCTCGTGCAGTTCTTCCTCAACAAGAAGCGGGACGCCTGA
- a CDS encoding carbohydrate ABC transporter permease, with translation MTDLLVPDATRTLVTAGAKPPRRRPIAGAHPARRVGRVIGYAVMILAAAALLLPFFWMIMSSLKTPNDVFSAPVKWFPETWVWSNYVDIWTQSGMLTWIRNTLVLAVVVTFLQVLTGSFAAYGFSRMRFPGRDVLFLVYIGTIAVPWQSYMIPQFILLSNVKVSNTLWAIILIQAFGAFGVFLMKQYYDTIPEDLSEAARLDGLSEYGIWARIMLPLSIPAIASLTMLTFVSTWNDYLGPLIYLRNPDLWTIQLGLQSFVSTLYDANYALLFAGLTMSVVPIAVVFLLGQKYFVEGIATSGMKG, from the coding sequence ATGACCGATCTCCTCGTCCCCGACGCGACCCGCACGCTCGTCACCGCGGGCGCGAAGCCGCCGCGCCGGCGCCCGATCGCCGGTGCCCATCCCGCCCGACGCGTGGGACGCGTCATCGGCTACGCCGTCATGATCCTGGCGGCCGCGGCTCTCCTGCTGCCGTTCTTCTGGATGATCATGAGCTCGCTCAAGACGCCGAACGACGTCTTCAGCGCGCCGGTGAAGTGGTTCCCCGAGACGTGGGTGTGGAGCAACTACGTCGACATCTGGACGCAGTCCGGCATGCTCACGTGGATCCGCAACACCCTCGTGCTCGCGGTCGTGGTGACGTTCCTCCAGGTGCTGACCGGCTCGTTCGCGGCCTACGGGTTCTCGCGCATGCGCTTCCCGGGGCGCGACGTCCTGTTCCTCGTCTACATCGGCACGATCGCCGTGCCGTGGCAGTCGTACATGATCCCGCAGTTCATCCTGCTCTCGAACGTCAAGGTGTCGAACACCCTCTGGGCGATCATCCTCATCCAGGCGTTCGGTGCGTTCGGGGTGTTCCTCATGAAGCAGTACTACGACACGATCCCCGAAGACCTGTCCGAGGCCGCCCGCCTCGACGGTCTGAGCGAGTACGGCATCTGGGCGCGCATCATGCTGCCCCTGTCGATCCCCGCGATCGCGAGCCTGACGATGCTCACCTTCGTCAGCACGTGGAACGACTACCTGGGACCGCTCATCTACCTGCGCAACCCCGACCTGTGGACGATCCAGCTCGGCCTCCAGAGCTTCGTCAGCACCCTGTACGACGCCAACTACGCGCTGCTGTTCGCGGGGCTCACGATGTCGGTCGTGCCGATCGCGGTCGTCTTCCTCCTCGGGCAGAAGTACTTCGTCGAGGGCATCGCCACCAGCGGGATGAAGGGCTGA
- a CDS encoding ferredoxin-NADPH reductase — MRRISHDTYASIFATVYLGLMVNALLLVGCAPLVFLLLTTDPTVSWPLLVIAAPLCAPAVAGALTAFRAHGLGEGRVARAFWAGWRRTAGKALAVGALVSAVVAIVLVDVRVVSAASWAVVVVPLCGTVALLVLATAPVALTALTEAPGTPLRVLLQTAVVLAVRRWYLSAVSLLVVAGQAALFVTSPALALGLTAAPALYLVWANARYALRPVLPADASVAAV, encoded by the coding sequence GTGCGCCGCATCTCTCACGACACGTACGCGAGTATCTTCGCCACGGTCTACCTCGGTCTGATGGTCAACGCGCTGCTGCTCGTCGGCTGTGCTCCGTTGGTGTTCCTACTGCTGACGACCGACCCGACCGTCTCCTGGCCCCTGCTGGTGATCGCGGCACCGCTGTGCGCCCCCGCTGTGGCCGGGGCACTGACCGCCTTCCGTGCTCACGGGCTGGGGGAGGGGCGCGTGGCCCGGGCCTTCTGGGCCGGGTGGCGGCGCACCGCGGGGAAGGCCCTCGCCGTGGGCGCCCTCGTGTCCGCCGTCGTCGCGATCGTGCTCGTCGACGTGCGCGTGGTGTCCGCGGCATCCTGGGCCGTCGTCGTCGTGCCGCTGTGCGGCACGGTCGCCCTGCTCGTGCTGGCCACCGCGCCGGTGGCGCTCACCGCGCTGACCGAGGCTCCCGGCACGCCGCTGCGGGTGCTCCTGCAGACGGCCGTGGTCCTGGCGGTTCGCCGCTGGTACCTCAGCGCGGTGAGCCTGCTGGTCGTCGCCGGTCAAGCGGCCCTGTTCGTCACCTCTCCCGCGTTGGCTCTCGGTCTCACCGCCGCGCCCGCCCTCTACCTGGTGTGGGCGAATGCCCGCTACGCCCTCCGCCCCGTGCTTCCGGCCGACGCCTCCGTCGCCGCCGTCTGA